The following nucleotide sequence is from Phacochoerus africanus isolate WHEZ1 chromosome 6, ROS_Pafr_v1, whole genome shotgun sequence.
ATCATACTGCAGGTGAGGGAAGCTGACAGGTGGCTCAGGTCGCAGCCCCAGGCTCCCACCCAAGGACAACGGGCAGACCAGAGAGCTGTGAGCAGACAGGTGCACCAGACCGAAAGCCGTGTTTAAGAGACGGTAGATGTTTTTCTGGGGctcctgatgaaagaaatgagagtAGTTTGTTTTAAGCAAACTTCTCGCTGGGCTGTCATCCCCTCATTTCTCCCTCCTCACCCTAACTTTTCCCCAAGTACTACTCACCCCAAGATGGTAGGGACCGGGGAGCAGGCCCCAGGTTATTATCCCCCGCCCTGAATACTCGTCTTGTAGCAACTCTGCGGCCTTGGCACCTACCCCAGAGAAGCCATCGTGCAGGTCACAGAGGACCTGGAAGCCCTGGAGAGAGGTGGATGCTGAAAGATGGCAGAATGAGAGAAGCTTCCACCCCATGCCCACCGTGCCACGCAGCTACCTGCAGGTAGTCACACTCCTCCACATAGAAGTGCAGCCTGTCCTCCAGCGCTTCCAGGTACTTGGGTTCCTTCAGGATACTCTCCCCTTGGCCAAAAGCCTCCAGGCGACCTGTTTCCCTGCCATGCAGTAACACAACCCAGGACTCCTTCCCTTCCATTCCCCACCAAGATCTCTTGttttgggggagggcagggactaTGGCCTCAAGAGCCTTATCCAACATTGGTGGGGATGCAGCTTCTTGCCTCACAGCCTCTGGCCCCCCCCATACCCGTCATGGTTGTACTTCTGAATCATACAGATGCTCCGGGGATGGAGATGGACTCTGAGGAAGTCTGACCAGACTCTGATGCTGCCCTCTGAGGGGATAAGTGGTTTTGGAGCTGTAGTGGTGGTGAATGGTGGGGGGCCtgaagaagaagcagaaaaaatgtACCTTTCTCCATGGTCCTGCTTTTCCCACTTCCCCATTCTGCAGGGTCTTGAGAAGTCTCACCTTTGCCATTGGGAATGGGCTTGACCCTCCAGATACCATCACTACTCAGCACTCCCTGGGAGGGATGAGAAAATCTACATTTAGTTTCGGGCAGAAGTTGACTTATCCCCTGTCACTTTGCTGGTCACAACATAAGCCTCCTTTCTGTTCACATAGTCATAGTCCTTTAGGAGAAAAAAGGGCTTTTTCCCAAAATACCATTTTAGGGCATTTTAAGATGactaaaattctctctctctctctctctttttttttttttcctgtcccagTGGAGGCACTGTGGTTGTAGCACTGGGTTTAAAAGTTGAGGACAGAGGTCCTTACCTCTGCACCCATCAGGTCCTGGAGATAAGGGTTCTTGGGATAGAGTTCCTCTTTGTGTGTGGTGAGCTTTCCCTgcctgaaagaaattgaagattgGTCATAGTGACAGTGTCCCTGAGTTCTCCAGGTCCTCTCAGAATATCACAGATGTCACAAATACCATGCTATTGCAGCATCTAGCTGTTTGTCTCTGTAGAGTCCACCTTCTTGTTTTAGGGAGCTCAGACTACCTGCACAAAAATAACAGGCAATGTTAGGTAAAGCCGAGTCCCTCCCATCCTTCAGCTAGTCTGGTCACCTGACAACCTGCTGTCACCATCACTCCAGCACTTGGCTCTTTCAAGCTTTCTTTGAATATACatgtgttggaaaaaaattattttttttttttttttttttgcctcggAGAGTCTAGATTCAGTCCTTCTCTTCCCAGCTTAATTGTTAGCGGTGGGACCTGGGCAAAGACCACATCCAGCGGTCCTGCGGGAGTGCCGCTATGTCCAGAGGCATAGTAGCCCATCCCAGAGATGGCTCTTGAACAGAAAAAGGTTTTGCGTTCTTTCGTCCCCTCGGTGTTGGCATACTGTGGTTATCTCTCCCTATGGCTCCTCATCTCTGGTCCTTGAGTCTAGCAGAGTCGGGGTCGAGGATCTTGAAGTCAACGAAGGGTGGAGACTCCGCACACGAAGGGAAACATTGGGAACTGCCCGACCTCGGCCACAGCCTCACCCttcagatccatgaggatgagtctCGGCGTGTAGGTCTCTTGGCCGTGTAACGTCCGGCCGGTACGGTACAGGACATCAGGACACAGCTCTCCTGGCGGCTCCTTAGCATCGGTCGGCCTGCACAGCGCAGCATCCTGCGGAGACACAGAGGAAAGACTGGACTCAGGGATGGCGAGAGGAACAGGCCAGAAGGAAGGGCTAGAAACCCCGAAAGGCTCAGCTGAACAGCCTCCCAGAGACCTCACCTGCTGATTCCACCAGTGCGCTCCCACGAAACCCGCAAAATGTCCCAACTGCAAAGTGAGCACCTCCCGGGCCCCGCCCGCCATGCCGCGCGGCTCCACACGGCAGCAAGGCAGCTGCCGGCCCACTCGCTGCTCCTAGCCGATTGGCTCGGCCGGCTTGTGGGCGGGGGCCTTATTCTTGGCTCCCTATTGGTCCAAAAGCACATCTTTTCCCATGGGCTAAATGATTCGTTGGGCTTTAAAGACACCGCTCATCATGCCCCGCCTCTTCCTAGTGTGGACCAGTTCTGCTTACCAGCCTTGTCGTCGAGGGGCGGTGCCCCACGGCGCAGGCCGGAAATTGTAGGCGCCGGGTCCGTTGCGCCATGCTGGAGAGTCCGCGCGTGTGATGTCTGCAGGTCTTGTTGGATTCCTGGCGCTGTTCCCTGAAGACTCTCTTACCTACTCTTTCCGGCTCTTGGCGGCTTTTGTCTCTTCTCTCACAGGAGAATTCTGCTGGCTAATAGTGCttcaggcaaaaaataaaaccttgccAGAAAACTAGACACTTACAGTAGAGCCTCACACACTCCCCCCGCCTTCCGGTCCAAAAGCCATAGCCTTCCTGACTTCTCACCCTGTGTACTGGCGGTGTCTATCTAATGTAAGTGAATCGGAATACTTCTTCTTTTGCGTCTGCCTTTTGCTCAATATTGTTAAATTCCTTCCTGTTTTTTGTACACTTGtagttcattttcattgcttcAGAATAGTCCTTTGTATGAATATACCGCAAAAGATCTGCTCTGCTAATAGATTTTGGAATTGTTTGCAATTTGGGGCTATAGTtaacattctttttgttgttgttgttgctatttcttgggctgctcccgcggcatatggaggttcccaggccaagggttgaatcggagctgtagccgccggcctacgccagagccacagcaacgcgggatccgagccgcgtctgcaacctacaccacagctcacggcaacgccggatggttaacccactgagcaagggcagggaccgaactcgcaacctcatggttcttagtcggattcgctaaccactgcgccacaacgggaactcctatagttaaCATTCTTGAGCACACATTTCTATTGGGTATATATACCTGGGAGTGTAATTGTTCTGTCATAAGGATGGCTGTTTGGATTTGGGAAGTAACACcaaattcttttctaaattttctaattttcactttCACCATCAGTATAGGGGAGTTTGCAGGTGATGTTCCATAACCTTGCTAACATTTAAAAGTTAGagaattcccgctgtggcccagtaggttaggAGTCCGCTGAGCCCCcaccctggccaggaacttttgtatgcatCGGTGcggttttaaaagaaaaaatgaaactttagCCCTAATCATAtgggttttaattttcttgattattaGTGATATTCAGAACACCTTTTTGTATATCAGCCAtcaagatatctttttttttttttttttcctttttaaggcggcacctgtggcatatggaagttcctaggctgaggGTGGAAACTGAGCTGCagatgctgacctacaccagggattaaacctgaatcttcttggatactagtcgggtttgttactgctaggccacaacgggaactccaggatacttCTGTGAAGTGGATGCTCAGGCCTCTTGCCCATGTTtcttttgggttgttttcatcCATTTGTAGGAGTAAGCACTTTATCCTGGAAACAAGGCCTTTATCAATTATATGTGTTgaaaaatatcttctcccactgAAGTATATATTAACTCTCCCACTGTGATTATTTATCTCCTTGTAAtttcatcagtttttattttcttatgttattAGTGCACactaaaaatacagttgatttattttgctggtgaatttaaagttttatcattATAAACTATCCCTCTTTTTCTCAGATAATACTGTTTTACCTTAATGTATACTTTGACAGTAATATAGATGAGCCAGCTTCCTTTTGGTTAGTGTTTGCATAGTCTATCTTTTTTGACTTCTTACTTGAAactttatctctctttttatttttattttttttgcaactttgtctcttgaagacagtatataCCAGAAGCAAACACCAAGACGGGATTACACGTGCAAGTACTTTATTGGGGAAATGCCTGTGTGGGAACATCTCAAGGAAACCAGAGGAGGCAGGGAGTTGTCAGACCTTGATGAAGGTATGAACTCTGTGAAGAAAGAGGGGGGTAGAAGTTTGAGCgaagctttttttaaaacattcttattGAAGTGTCACTTATATACATTAAATGATATTGAGGTAtcatttacatccttttttttttctttttacagccacacccgtggcatatggaagttccctaggggttgaatcagagctgcagctggggcctacgccacagccatggcaacactggatctgagcccagtcAGGGACCTACTTTAGAGCTTGTGATAAAgccggacacttaacccactgagctaggccagaggaTCAACCGACATCCTCACAGAGGTttggtccttcacctgctgagccacaatgggaacgccagttgaagttgtttgtttttctggctggtcccgcagcttgtggaagttcccaggccagggactgaatctacaccatggcagtgaccacaccagatcctttattgctaagccaccggggaactcctcttACATCCATCTTAAGTATATGATGTTAGAGTTGTGCAATAATTAcaattcagttttaaagtatttacaTCATCCCCAAAAGATTCTTCCTCTGTGATTATAGCTTAACCCTTTTCCTATCCCTAATACCaggcaaccattaatctacttttGCCTTTATAGATTTGCCATTTCTGGATGTTTTATATAATCTTACAAAAtgtagtcttttgtgtctggaATCTCAGCATGAGGTTTTTGAGGttcccatgttgtagcatgtattagtaTTTTGCTACTTTTGGTTATCCGTTTACAggttgatggatatttgaattattttcacttttaagcTATTAAGAATGTTGCTATGAATAGTCTCATGCTGCTTGAACACAagtgtttgtgtggacatattttcattattttttttttttgatattgttgtacccacagcacatggaagtttccaggccagagactgaatccaagcctcagctgtaaactctgctgcagctgtggcaacacaggatcctttaaccccgctatgccaggccagagatggaatccagaCCTCTGCAgccatctgagctgctgcagtcacattttttttacccgctgtgtcacagtgggaactccacatattttcattactttagggtAGATACCTAGGGTAGAAGTTGTTTGATAAATTTCATgcttaacattttgaggaactgccaacctgttttccaaagttatacttcactttttttatttcattagcaGTGTTTGAGGGTTCTTatttctccatatcctccccACCACTTATCATCCTTTTGATTTATAGCCATTCtagtaggtgtgaagtggtacctaactgtggttttgatttgctccTAAtcactagtgatgttgagcatattttcattatCAGCCAATtatgtctttagagaaatgtcaaattgtcctttttttgtgttgtttattaGTGAGCAATTGTTTTTACATATTCTAGATTGTCCTTTATCAGACAGATATTTTCTCCATCTGTGtcttgactttttcatttttttagtggtatccttatttttttttagggggcatatggaagttcctgggctaggggtcgaattggagatgcagctgctggcctacaccagatctgaaccgcacctgtaacctacactgcagctcttggcaatgcaggatccttaacccaccgaatgaggccagggattgaatcctcatcctcaaggatactagtcagattcataacccactgagccacaatgggaaccccatatCAAATGTTTCTTGAATAGATCATTTCTTTGGTGTCATTTATAAGAAATCTTTGTCTAGTTAAAGGTCAtaaagatttctggagttcctgtcatggcgcattggaaacgaatctgactaggaaccatgaggtttgggttcaattcctggcctcgctcagtgggttaaggatcattgccgtgagctgtgtgtggtgtagttgcaaacatggctcggatctggctttgctgtggctgtgatgtaggcctgcaagtgcagctccgattggatccctggcctgggaacctcatatgccacatgcgagtgcagccctaaaaaaagccaaaaaaaaaaaaagtcataaaaatttccttttatgcttttatttaaatgtcTTATACTTCTTACACTTAGGTCTATAATCTGCTTTGGGTGTCCGATGTGAGGTAAGGTTCAAAATTCCTATTTTGGCATGTATGTATCCATGTATCCAGTTATCCCAGCACAACTTGTTGAAATTTATCTTTTCCCCACTAAAACGCATTGATAGCTTTGTTGACAAACCATTCCCCATAAAtataagggtttatttctggactcaatTTTGGTCCACTGACCTAATGTCTTTCCTATACTAGTACCACTCAATTTGCTTATTTAAGAAATCAGGTTGGTTtcatttccatataaactttaggcTCAGTTGCCAATTTTTGCAAAAAAGCTTGCTgacatttttagttaaaaaatatttatggccgcagctgaggcatatggtagttcccaggccaggggttgaatctaagctgcagtttcCACCTATGCCATGACCGCAGCAGTGCTGGTACCTTTAACCCACtacgctgggccagggatcaaacctgggcttctgcagtgacctcagctgctgcagttggtttcttaacccactgtgccacacggaGAATTCCATGtgttgaaattttaatattgattGCATTGAACATATCAACTAATTTGGggaaattaacaaattaatacTATTGAGACTTAAAGTCCGTGACCATGGACTTTTGTCCattaatttaaatctttaaaaatttttctcagtaatgttttacagtttttgaTGTATATCTTACACTTCTTTTATTCAattgctaggtattttatttttttgctattttagaatagactttaatttcatttttgggcTTTTCATTGCTAGTGTAGAGAAATACACTTGGTTTTGGTGTGTTAATCTTGTAGTATTATTGTGACTTACTGAACTTGTGCTTAGTTCTAGTAGATTATTTTGAGATTTCgtaaggttttctatatacaggAATATGTCTGAAaatagtttcacttcttttcaTTCTGATTCAGTCCACTTAGGTGATGAAAGCCCCAAGACATCAGCTGTGCAGAAGGCTTAGCAGGAAGACAATGAAAATTGGGGCAGGACTGCAGTAGAAGGATCTTAAAAGGGGGGagttcacaggagttcccgtcatagctcagtggttaatgaatccgactaggaaccatgaggttgcgggttcggtccctggccttgcccagtgggttaaagatctggcattgccatgagctgtggtgtaggttgcagatgctgctcggagtcggcattgctgtggctctggcgtaggccagtggctacagctccgattcgacccctagcctgggaaccttcatatgctgtgggagcggccctagaaaaggcaaaaagaccaaaaaggggggggggggcggggatggaGTCTgactgtgactcagcgggttaagaacccaacatagtgtccatgagatgtgggttcgatccctggcctcattcagtgggttaaggatctggcatctggcattgctgcaaattgcagcgaaggttgctcagatctggtgtagctaaggctgtcgtgtaggcctgcagctgcagctccaattcaacccctagcccaagaatttccaaatgctgcaggtgtggctgtaaaaaaagaagaaagaaggaagctgggagggagggaggaaggaaaagaaagggatgtAATAGGGAAGATTATGATAGagtatttggaaaaaattaagaatCCATATGTAGCAAATTGCAAAAGTAATGAAGCAATTCTTCAGTAAGGACTTTGTATATAATAATGGTAGAGCCACACAACTTAGTATTTCAAGCATATTAGGAGCATGGCCTTCCCAAGGATGGAAGCCAGTTTCCCAGCCTACAACTAAGGATCAGGCTTGCTTCAGATTCAGGTCCTGGCCAGTAAACATCTatcttgctttttttggggggtggcagCACAGGGTTATCTGCAGGATTCCTGCCACTGTCAGTAACACAGACTGCAGTGTTCATGTTCATGGTCAGACTGGTGACTTTATCACAGCTCTCCTGCCCCTGTTGTGGTTGGGATGTTATCTGTGGCTACTGAGCTTGTGACACTATCCCTCTGGGAGGTTCTATGTGCTAcctaattccttttaaaattccttacAGTGAGCACACAATTTATAAGGAAAACTCCCGACAGATAAAATTTCCAAGATATGTGGAAAACCGCCAAGGTAGAGGAGAGTAAGTACAATTTTGTGCTTAAAAAGATgtgtatttgaagaaaatgttagatgcagaatgttgccttcgagatggattagcaatgggatcctgctgtgtagctctgggaactctgtctaatcacatatgatggaacatgtaatatgagaaaaaagaatgtatacatttaaaaaaaaaaaaaatatgaaaaaaactttattgaagtagagttgatttacagtgttgcattagtttctggtatacagctaagtgactcagttatacatatataatctcttccattatgatttattgtAAGATATTGAATTTAGTTCTGTTACACAGTaattccttgttgtttatctgtttatatatatatagtagtttgtatctgctaatcccaaactataatttatccctcttcccccctttctcctttggtgtCCCTAAGTTTGTTTTGTATGGCCattgagtctttctgttttgtaaataagctcatttgtaccatttttttgaACTTCACATAGacgtgatgtcatatgatatttgtctttttctgacttcatttagtatgataatctcttggtccatccatgttgctgtgaatgacatttttatggctgagagtaGTCCACTGGGTATAGCtctatctcacatcttctttattcattaatcTGTTGAAGGacccttaggttgcttccatgtcttggctaattaatgtaaacagtgctgccatgaacactggaatgcatatatcttttcaaattaagagttttgtctggacagatgcccaggagtgggattgccggataatacagtatattttttaaggaacctccataccgttttccatagtggctgcacagaTTTACtcccaccagtagtgcaggagggttctgatttcttcacaccctctgcaacatttatttgtagacttaatggtggctattctgaccagtacgaggtggtacatcattgtagttttgacttgcacttctctaattagcgatgttgagcatgttttcatgtgcttgttggctacctgtatgtcttctttggagagatgtctatttaggtcttcagcccattttttggattgggttgttaTTCAGTTATATGAGCTgtctatatattttagaaattgagGTCTTGTtgatcacatcatttgcaaatattttctcctgtaggCAGGCtgtcttttatggtttcttttgctgtgcaaaaagctgtttgagtttgattaggtcctatttatttatttttgcttttcttttttaaaaattaaaaaaagggagttcctgtcgtggtgcagtggttaacgaatctgactaggaaccatgaggttgcaggttcgatccctggccttgctcagtgggttgaggatctggcgttgccgtgagctgtggtgcagatgcggcttggatcctgcgttgctgtggctctggtgtaggccggtggctacggctccgattcgacccttagcctgggagcctagatatgccacgggagcggccctagaaaaggcaaaaagaataaaaataaaaaaaattattgtagttgatttacaatgttgtattatatttttgcttttctattgctttggaaaactgtcctaagaaaacactgctatgatttatgtcagaatgtttttCTGTGTTCTGTTTGAGGAATTTCATGGTGTTATGTCTTATAGTGAAGTAAATTGATGAGTGTTTTTGGGTGTAGAATTGTATCTCTAGAATTTGGTAACTGAAGTTGCCTCTAGAAAAGGGAGTTGAGAGGAAACAAAGGAGCCTGATTTTTCCATGAAGTGTTTTGGTATGGTGTGGACTTGGTACATGGCAAAACCAATTAGAATAAAAGGATATTGAAGCTAATGAATGACACTAAGGGAACTGCATGATATGCTGTGTTTatgtttactttttgctttttagggccatacctgtggcatgtggaaagttcccaggccggggggtagaatcggagttgc
It contains:
- the MSTO1 gene encoding protein misato homolog 1 isoform X2, producing the protein MAGGAREVLTLQLGHFAGFVGAHWWNQQDAALCRPTDAKEPPGELCPDVLYRTGRTLHGQETYTPRLILMDLKGSLSSLKQEGGLYRDKQLDAAIAWQGKLTTHKEELYPKNPYLQDLMGAEGVLSSDGIWRVKPIPNGKGPPPFTTTTAPKPLIPSEGSIRVWSDFLRVHLHPRSICMIQKYNHDGETGRLEAFGQGESILKEPKYLEALEDRLHFYVEECDYLQGFQVLCDLHDGFSGVGAKAAELLQDEYSGRGIITWGLLPGPYHLGEPQKNIYRLLNTAFGLVHLSAHSSLVCPLSLGGSLGLRPEPPVSFPHLQYDAALPFHCGAILATVLDTVTAPYRLRSSPVSMVHLADMLNFSGKKVVTAGATIPFPLVPSQSLPDTLMQFGGATPWTPLSACGDPAGTRCFAQSVVLRGLERARLTSQLAPGTPLPSPLHACATGEEVLAQYLEQQQPRVRSSSHLLLTPCKVVPPYPYLFSSSLSQQGLVLDGPPTGAGNPFAGFPLSSLRSGGEHPSAWGPLLLFILEPDPGRFSQRARQTRPAALGQLHGCWSGTG
- the MSTO1 gene encoding protein misato homolog 1 isoform X1 → MAGGAREVLTLQLGHFAGFVGAHWWNQQDAALCRPTDAKEPPGELCPDVLYRTGRTLHGQETYTPRLILMDLKGSLSSLKQEGGLYRDKQLDAAIAWQGKLTTHKEELYPKNPYLQDLMGAEGVLSSDGIWRVKPIPNGKGPPPFTTTTAPKPLIPSEGSIRVWSDFLRVHLHPRSICMIQKYNHDGETGRLEAFGQGESILKEPKYLEALEDRLHFYVEECDYLQGFQVLCDLHDGFSGVGAKAAELLQDEYSGRGIITWGLLPGPYHLGEPQKNIYRLLNTAFGLVHLSAHSSLVCPLSLGGSLGLRPEPPVSFPHLQYDAALPFHCGAILATVLDTVTAPYRLRSSPVSMVHLADMLNFSGKKVVTAGATIPFPLVPSQSLPDTLMQFGGATPWTPLSACGDPAGTRCFAQSVVLRGLERARLTSQLAPGTPLPSPLHACATGEEVLAQYLEQQQPRVRSSSHLLLTPCKVVPPYPYLFSSSLSQQGLVLDGPPTGAAVESIPVLGALCSSSSLNRTLGDLAKELAKLDLRRWASFMDAGVEQDDLEETLQELRSLAQCYQGGDSLVD